A window of the Lactuca sativa cultivar Salinas chromosome 5, Lsat_Salinas_v11, whole genome shotgun sequence genome harbors these coding sequences:
- the LOC111891344 gene encoding uncharacterized protein LOC111891344, protein MWTKDKLKETQYFEIEAGGFGVGNLIKQNSNLEEKYSNVFFSHEYEEKYGTSFNNVSTEKDNIEDIIFHCLSKFPEDNRTKDVIRKFRDISSQEKSEVMKERAEVKTDIVEELNKTNNFDFDDDKHEGMNTKSMAVGDFTLIRDLDVLKDMFTMKLHIIRLWTLEDYYYKDKFFSIQLILMDEQGNNIQGYVPNAYIYKFRKLLKEGEAYFIKNRNLAKMDEGKFQLTGQMRKLTFNRETTFISCLDFSGPVNGFAFIDYHPIIVGTVPQNISLDVIGLVVAIGEIDARNEDRKMHKMRLQIQEVKLHPKKSKHSMDRHTPSICKVYQLTKNMRLTVGSDTSVIQKTMDFAKWLLDIGEGKLGGSNDGKMIIDIPNDLLINDPYDPIGSLLEFVYPLILEASSILEYFQERAILAPKNEVVGKINDRLLALFSGDEVEYLSLDKLCESEFVHDHFDANLYSPDVLNGLKVSGLPNHKLVLKIGVPVMLLRNIDKKKWLM, encoded by the exons ATGTGGACAAAAGATAAGTTGAAGGAAACACAATATTTTGAGATTGAAGCTGGTGGATTTGGGGTTGGAAATCTAATtaaacaaaattcaaatttagaaG AAAAATATTCTAATGTGTTTTTTTCCCATGAGTATGAAGAAAAGTATGGAACAAGTTTCAACAATGTCTCAACTGAAAAGGATAATATTGAAGATATTATTTTTCATTGTCTATCGAAATTCCCTGAAGACAATAGAACGAAGGATGTGATAAGGAAGTTTAGAGACATATCTAGTCAAGAAAAATCAGAAGTTATGAAGGAGAGAGCTGAAGTCAAAACAGATATAGTTGAAGAGCTTAATAAAACAAAcaattttgattttgatgatGATAAACATGAAGGAATGAATACAAA ATCCATGGCTGTTGGTGATTTTACTCTCATACGTGATCTTGATGTCTTAAAGGACATGTTCACTATGAAGCTTCATATTATAAGATTATGGACACTGGAAGATTACTATTACAAAGACAAATTTTTCTCCATTCAACTTATTCTAATGGACGAACAg GGTAACAATATTCAAGGTTATGTCCCCAATGCTTATATTTACAAGTTTAGAAAACTTCTAAAAGAAGGGGAAGCGTATTTCATCAAAAATCGAAATTTGGCAAAGATGGATGAAGGAAAATTTCAACTAACTGGTCAAATGCGAAAGCTCACATTCAATCGCGAGACTACTTTCATTTCATGTCTCGATTTTTCGGGACCAGTTAATGGGTTTGCTTTTATTGACTATCATCCCATTATCGTTGGCACTGTTCCACAAAATATTTCATTGG ATGTTATCGGTTTGGTGGTTGCAATTGGTGAAATTGATGCTCGAAATGAAGATAGAAAGATGCATAAGATGAGACTACAAATCCAAGAGGTTAA ATTACATCCAAAAAAATCCAAACATTCTATGGATCGTCATACTCCTTCAATTTGCAAAGTCTATCAACTAACCAAGAATATGAGGCTAACCGTCGGAAGTGATACATCTGTTATTCAAAAGACAATGGATTTTGCAAAATGGCTTTTGGATATAGGAGAAGGGAAACTTGGTGGTTCTAACGATGGCAAAATGATTATTGATATTCCAAATGATCTTTTAATTAACGATCCTTATGATCCTATAGGTTCATTACTCGAGTTTGTATATCCTTTAATTCTTGAAGCTTCTAGCATTCTAGAATATTTTCAAGAAAGAGCAATACTTGCTCCAAAAAATGAAGTTGTTGGAAAAATAAATGATCGTTTGCTAGCATTATTTTCAGGAGATGAAGTTGAATATCTAAGTTTAGATAAACTATGTGAATCTGAGTTTGTCCATGATCACTTTGATGCTAATTTATACTCACCTGATGTTTTAAATGGTCTTAAAGTATCAGGACTGCCTAATCATAAGTTAGTTTTGAAAATCGGGGTTCCAGTTATGTTACTGAGAaacattgataaaaaaaaatggcTTATGTAA